In Propionimicrobium sp. PCR01-08-3, one DNA window encodes the following:
- a CDS encoding VTC domain-containing protein, giving the protein MRQTISLDELNAQSNMLTRVDRKYLMPTSELPAFFRSLEYCSRILEINGLTWFGYHSVYYDTPDLRSYADAGTGRRRRFKVRTRDYLSSGDHWLEVKTRGPRKTTVKDRVPLAGSSETISSSNRHWIADTLSFRNIPGTPVATMRPALTTNYSRRTLQIRSANGELSRMTVDVGLQFMMPDDSAALTLDDYAIVETKGSPRPAPSDRLLWSIGHRPQQMSKFGVGLALLNPQLPAFKWNRIIRREFAGRMGSGVEPLLSSRAQ; this is encoded by the coding sequence ATGAGGCAAACCATCTCCCTTGACGAACTCAATGCCCAGAGCAACATGCTCACCAGGGTTGATCGCAAGTACCTGATGCCAACCTCAGAGCTGCCCGCCTTCTTCAGAAGCCTCGAATACTGCTCGCGAATCTTGGAAATCAATGGGCTTACCTGGTTCGGCTATCACTCGGTCTATTACGACACCCCTGACCTGCGCAGCTACGCAGATGCCGGAACCGGACGCCGCCGCCGCTTTAAAGTGCGCACCCGCGACTACCTCTCCAGCGGCGACCACTGGCTCGAGGTGAAGACTCGCGGGCCGCGCAAGACCACGGTCAAGGACCGGGTTCCGCTCGCCGGCTCGTCCGAGACGATCAGCTCGTCCAACCGGCACTGGATCGCCGACACCTTGTCGTTCCGCAATATCCCCGGCACGCCGGTAGCCACCATGCGACCGGCTCTCACCACCAACTACTCGCGCAGAACGCTGCAGATTCGTTCGGCCAACGGGGAACTTTCCCGAATGACGGTCGACGTCGGTCTCCAATTCATGATGCCGGACGACTCCGCCGCCCTGACCCTGGACGACTACGCAATCGTCGAAACCAAGGGATCACCCAGGCCCGCGCCCTCCGATCGGCTGCTGTGGTCGATCGGTCACCGGCCCCAACAAATGAGCAAGTTCGGCGTCGGGCTCGCCCTCCTCAATCCGCAACTGCCCGCCTTCAAGTGGAACCGCATCATTCGTCGCGAATTCGCGGGACGCATGGGTTCCGGCGTCGAGCCACTGCTCAGCTCACGGGCCCAATAG
- a CDS encoding MFS transporter, which produces MMISTILIEAWDLYAISFVLVFIKAEYNPNAVELSLVAAAVQGGALIGALLGGVVADRLGRKKVFLLTMALFIVLSIAQAFSQNIIDLIVIRLLIGIPLGSDISNGYAYIMESMSKGAREQMGSRWQGMFGLGEVFAIIVITVLYATSIFSDEILWRVALGLGCVPAIILLIMRLDLPETPLSLIQRGKFVKAKATSKVLFDDDLDMLPNEDVVIEKPKLHDFLSVIWKDPIKKRASIFGWISNACQGAEFTAWAFYLPFILTVAGVAGAGNIIGSNLVTALVFCLATVSGFVAPMMLPRIGHKGLSMWGFGLAFIGLMIGAFSLGKIAPYEALSQTPPIAWGSLLVIGACILMWGHYWDASNGMTIVSMAAPSRFRATASGFGYVFVKAASFFGAFVFPVITEYLGNRIRRHFVDRGLPVGEVHPSRDVGLCGRRRCQRGSRSRRLSATTAHLGSDDQRTVAVNRIARGHHRSRAIHLRIRVRRSANNGPQSASRTSPLRNESWSQSTWRWSRPASTACNTHSASP; this is translated from the coding sequence ATGATGATCTCCACGATCCTGATCGAGGCGTGGGATCTCTATGCGATCTCATTCGTCCTCGTGTTCATCAAAGCCGAATACAACCCCAACGCCGTGGAATTGTCGCTGGTGGCCGCGGCTGTCCAGGGCGGAGCACTCATAGGTGCTCTCCTTGGTGGTGTCGTCGCCGATCGCCTCGGACGCAAGAAGGTCTTCCTGCTCACAATGGCGCTGTTCATCGTCCTGTCGATCGCCCAGGCATTCTCACAGAACATCATCGACTTGATCGTGATCAGGTTGCTGATCGGCATCCCACTGGGGTCCGATATCTCCAATGGCTACGCCTACATCATGGAATCCATGTCCAAGGGTGCACGCGAACAGATGGGGTCCCGTTGGCAAGGCATGTTCGGTCTGGGCGAAGTCTTTGCGATCATCGTCATCACCGTCTTGTATGCAACAAGTATCTTCAGCGATGAGATCCTGTGGCGTGTCGCTCTCGGGCTGGGTTGCGTTCCGGCGATCATCTTGCTGATCATGCGGCTCGATCTTCCCGAGACACCGCTGTCGCTCATTCAACGAGGCAAATTCGTCAAGGCCAAGGCAACCAGCAAGGTGCTCTTCGACGATGATCTCGACATGTTGCCGAACGAAGACGTTGTCATTGAGAAGCCCAAGCTGCATGACTTCTTGAGCGTGATCTGGAAGGACCCGATCAAAAAGCGCGCCTCTATCTTTGGCTGGATCTCGAATGCCTGCCAGGGCGCCGAGTTCACGGCTTGGGCTTTCTATCTGCCGTTCATTCTGACCGTCGCGGGCGTGGCAGGCGCCGGAAACATCATCGGCTCGAACCTCGTTACGGCCCTGGTCTTCTGCCTGGCCACCGTCTCCGGATTCGTCGCGCCGATGATGCTGCCGAGGATCGGCCACAAAGGCCTATCGATGTGGGGCTTCGGATTGGCGTTCATCGGATTGATGATCGGCGCGTTCTCGCTCGGCAAGATCGCTCCTTATGAGGCCCTCAGCCAGACCCCACCGATCGCCTGGGGCAGTCTGCTCGTGATCGGGGCCTGCATCTTGATGTGGGGCCACTACTGGGACGCATCGAACGGCATGACCATCGTTTCGATGGCAGCACCATCGCGGTTCAGGGCCACCGCATCCGGTTTCGGATATGTGTTCGTCAAGGCCGCGTCGTTCTTCGGTGCGTTCGTCTTCCCGGTCATCACCGAATACCTGGGCAACCGCATTCGTCGGCATTTTGTCGATCGTGGGCTTCCTGTCGGCGAAGTTCATCCTTCCCGAGATGTGGGGCTATGTGGACGCCGAAGATGTCAGCGAGGAAGCCGTAGCCGCAGGCTGAGCGCGACCACCGCACACCTCGGATCGGACGATCAGCGAACTGTCGCCGTAAACAGGATTGCCCGGGGCCATCATCGGTCCCGGGCAATTCATTTGCGGATCCGTGTTCGACGATCTGCGAACAACGGTCCACAATCGGCTTCTCGAACCTCACCATTGCGCAATGAATCGTGGTCCCAATCGACGTGGCGGTGGTCTCGTCCGGCAAGCACCGCTTGCAACACGCACAGTGCGTCGCCGTGA
- the manD gene encoding D-mannonate dehydratase ManD codes for MTNLISKVDVIVTSPARNYVLLKITTEDGVVGWGDATVNGRELAVASYLRDHLAPILVGRDADRIEDTWQYLYRGVYWRRGPINMAAIGAIDLALWDIKGKSLNQPVYQLLGGKVRDRVLAYTHATGWETSELLESVDEVLGRGLRAVRAQSGVPGLSTVYGVTRGIKRYEPAKRDLRPLEEEWDSSAYLRHAPKALAEVRAHIGDEVELLHDAHHRLTPIQAARLGKELEPLHLFWLEDLTPTENQEAFDLIREHTTTPLAVGEVHNTIWDCKDLIINQRIDYVRTCVMHAGGISHVRKIFDLADLYQVKGAPHGPSDVSPLTMAASVQLGMASPAFGMQEYMGYPEQVGTVFSPGYRLVDGYLTASDAPGLGVEIDEDAAREQPYDQAYLPVARTLDGAITNW; via the coding sequence ATGACCAACCTGATAAGCAAGGTCGATGTCATCGTCACGAGTCCGGCACGCAACTACGTGCTGCTCAAGATCACCACCGAGGACGGGGTTGTCGGCTGGGGTGATGCAACGGTGAACGGACGCGAGCTCGCCGTGGCGTCCTACCTGCGCGACCATTTGGCGCCCATCCTCGTTGGACGCGACGCCGACCGCATTGAGGACACCTGGCAGTACCTGTACCGGGGCGTCTACTGGCGGCGCGGCCCCATCAACATGGCAGCGATCGGGGCCATCGACCTCGCACTGTGGGACATCAAGGGAAAGTCGCTGAACCAGCCCGTCTATCAGTTGCTGGGCGGCAAGGTACGTGACCGAGTGCTCGCCTACACCCACGCGACCGGATGGGAAACCTCCGAACTTCTCGAATCGGTGGACGAGGTGCTCGGGCGCGGGCTCCGTGCCGTACGCGCACAGTCCGGTGTACCGGGGCTCTCGACCGTCTATGGCGTCACCCGCGGTATCAAGCGCTACGAGCCCGCCAAGCGGGATCTGCGTCCGCTCGAAGAAGAGTGGGATTCGTCCGCCTACCTACGGCATGCGCCCAAGGCGCTGGCCGAGGTTCGGGCCCACATCGGCGACGAAGTCGAGCTGCTGCACGACGCGCACCACCGGCTGACACCCATTCAGGCCGCCCGGCTCGGCAAAGAGCTGGAGCCATTGCACCTGTTCTGGCTGGAGGATCTCACCCCGACCGAAAACCAGGAAGCTTTCGATCTGATCCGGGAGCACACCACGACGCCGCTGGCCGTCGGCGAGGTGCACAACACGATCTGGGATTGTAAAGATCTGATCATCAACCAGCGGATCGACTATGTTCGCACCTGCGTGATGCATGCCGGCGGCATCTCGCACGTCCGCAAGATCTTCGATCTCGCCGATCTCTACCAGGTCAAAGGCGCCCCCCATGGCCCCTCCGATGTCTCCCCGCTGACCATGGCCGCGTCTGTACAGCTGGGCATGGCCTCCCCTGCTTTCGGCATGCAGGAATACATGGGCTACCCGGAGCAGGTCGGGACGGTCTTCTCCCCCGGCTATCGGCTGGTCGACGGTTATCTGACGGCAAGCGATGCTCCCGGGCTCGGAGTCGAGATCGACGAGGATGCGGCCCGCGAGCAACCCTACGATCAGGCATATCTACCGGTCGCCCGCACCTTGGACGGCGCCATCACCAACTGGTGA
- a CDS encoding decaprenylphospho-beta-D-erythro-pentofuranosid-2-ulose 2-reductase has translation MRILLLGGASEIGLAIVREFVAGNAESAASALTSKARRVPRQGRADAHSARSACRCASRGAQEARTGHDTVNVLLAGRPGSLYRNDAITAVRRAWADSVRWLDFDAMDPGGHPRLMDEAFEQPVDVAIVAFGILDDAHTWRDHQATVRLAQTNYVGALSVGSLLAGHMIEQGFGQIIALSSVAGERTRRSNFVYGSSKAGMDGYYTQLGAALKPTGVKMLVVRPGTVNGRMTAGRKPVPMSVTPEQVATATVRALEHGKQLIRVPASFGPLMAIYRNLPAGIASRLF, from the coding sequence ATGAGGATACTGCTCCTCGGCGGCGCCAGCGAGATCGGTCTGGCGATCGTGCGGGAGTTTGTTGCCGGTAATGCTGAATCGGCAGCCTCCGCGCTCACCTCGAAAGCCCGCCGAGTGCCCCGGCAGGGCAGGGCAGATGCGCATTCGGCCAGGTCTGCGTGCAGGTGTGCTTCTCGTGGCGCACAGGAGGCTCGAACTGGCCATGACACTGTCAACGTTCTGCTCGCGGGGCGCCCGGGTTCGCTTTACCGCAACGACGCGATCACAGCCGTCCGGCGGGCGTGGGCTGATTCGGTGCGGTGGCTGGACTTCGATGCGATGGATCCCGGCGGGCATCCGCGGCTCATGGACGAGGCCTTCGAGCAGCCGGTCGATGTGGCGATCGTCGCCTTCGGCATCTTGGACGACGCACACACTTGGCGTGACCATCAGGCGACGGTGCGGCTCGCGCAGACCAACTATGTCGGGGCGCTGAGTGTCGGTTCGTTATTGGCCGGGCACATGATCGAGCAGGGATTCGGGCAGATCATCGCGCTGAGCTCGGTGGCCGGTGAGCGCACCAGGCGGTCGAACTTCGTCTACGGGTCGTCGAAGGCCGGCATGGATGGCTATTACACCCAACTCGGGGCGGCGCTGAAGCCCACCGGTGTGAAGATGCTGGTGGTGCGTCCGGGCACGGTCAATGGACGCATGACCGCCGGCCGCAAGCCGGTCCCGATGTCGGTGACACCCGAGCAGGTTGCGACCGCGACCGTGCGGGCACTCGAACACGGAAAGCAGTTGATTCGGGTGCCCGCAAGCTTCGGCCCCCTGATGGCGATCTACCGCAATCTTCCGGCAGGAATTGCCAGTCGCTTGTTCTGA
- a CDS encoding carbohydrate-binding domain-containing protein, with the protein MKHPKIVTSIVALAVAGATLAGCSSSDASLTGAGSGAGTSAEDVGSNTEYTKYADVLADNVESHADSNDGDYDASEATTITLADEDVSITEPGTYILSGTLTDHSVTINSTAQGKVKLVLDNVTMTSSVTSPIIVTEADEAVIILAEGSTNTITDTSTHSDAETDSDAPDAAIFSMADLTIGGSGSLAVSATQADIDGIASKGGLVILAGNITVDATDDGIRGKDYLIVEGGTLNVAADQDGLKSTNEDDDTVGYVYVSGGSVTVNAGDDGAHAEGDLLVSGGELTIASSYEGLEGANIVLAGGTSNVTSSDDGLNATQSTADESAQTGDDTGAQDGGAMPQGGPDAPSGMPSDGGPMSPPDGGAAPSGMPSDMPTDAGGGAGGGGMGGGMNEASDGSELIIAGGELTVNAEGDGIDSNGTVTMNGGTVVVHGPTNDGNGALDTTSFGISGGSLTAAGSSGMAVAPTTDSEQGWVMVSQSLSAGQTIEILDGDTVLASYTAEKDVQNVVFSQEGMTSGTSYTVQVDGSDAGTVTADEESAGTGGAMPGQDMPGQDMGGNQTPGQMGPR; encoded by the coding sequence ATGAAGCACCCCAAAATCGTCACAAGTATCGTGGCCCTCGCCGTGGCGGGGGCCACCCTGGCCGGCTGCAGCTCGTCGGATGCGTCATTGACCGGCGCTGGCAGCGGGGCGGGTACCTCGGCCGAAGATGTCGGGTCGAACACCGAGTACACGAAATACGCTGACGTGCTCGCCGACAACGTGGAGTCGCACGCCGACTCGAACGACGGAGACTACGACGCGTCCGAAGCGACCACCATCACCTTGGCGGACGAAGACGTGAGCATCACCGAGCCCGGCACCTATATTCTCTCCGGAACTCTGACCGACCACTCCGTCACGATCAACTCGACAGCACAGGGCAAGGTCAAGCTGGTGCTCGACAACGTGACGATGACTTCCTCGGTAACCTCGCCGATCATCGTCACCGAGGCGGACGAAGCCGTGATCATCTTGGCCGAGGGGTCGACCAACACCATCACCGACACCTCCACGCACAGCGATGCCGAAACCGACTCCGATGCACCCGATGCGGCGATCTTCTCGATGGCCGATCTGACGATCGGTGGCAGCGGAAGCCTCGCAGTGAGCGCCACCCAGGCCGATATCGACGGCATCGCCAGCAAGGGCGGCCTGGTCATCTTGGCCGGCAATATCACCGTGGACGCCACAGACGATGGCATCCGCGGCAAGGACTATCTGATCGTCGAGGGCGGCACGCTCAATGTCGCCGCCGACCAGGACGGCCTGAAATCAACCAACGAGGACGATGACACCGTGGGCTACGTCTACGTCAGCGGCGGGTCGGTCACCGTCAATGCCGGCGACGACGGCGCGCACGCCGAGGGAGACTTGCTGGTTTCCGGAGGAGAGCTGACGATCGCCAGCTCTTACGAGGGGCTGGAGGGCGCGAACATCGTCCTCGCCGGCGGTACCTCGAACGTTACGTCCAGCGACGATGGACTGAATGCCACGCAGAGCACCGCCGACGAGTCTGCCCAAACAGGCGACGATACCGGTGCTCAGGACGGTGGCGCGATGCCCCAAGGTGGACCGGATGCGCCGAGTGGAATGCCTTCCGATGGGGGCCCGATGTCGCCACCGGACGGAGGGGCCGCCCCGAGCGGAATGCCTTCCGACATGCCGACCGATGCCGGTGGAGGCGCAGGCGGTGGCGGCATGGGCGGCGGTATGAATGAGGCCAGCGACGGATCCGAGCTGATCATCGCCGGCGGAGAGCTGACCGTCAATGCGGAGGGCGATGGCATCGACTCCAACGGCACCGTCACGATGAACGGTGGAACTGTGGTCGTCCATGGCCCCACCAATGACGGAAACGGTGCGCTCGACACCACCTCGTTCGGCATCTCGGGTGGCTCGTTGACCGCTGCCGGCAGCTCGGGAATGGCCGTCGCACCCACGACGGACAGCGAGCAGGGCTGGGTGATGGTCAGCCAATCCCTGAGTGCCGGTCAGACGATCGAGATCCTCGACGGTGACACCGTGCTGGCCAGCTATACGGCTGAAAAAGACGTGCAGAACGTGGTCTTCTCGCAGGAAGGTATGACTTCGGGCACCTCGTACACCGTCCAGGTCGATGGATCAGACGCCGGCACCGTGACCGCGGACGAGGAATCCGCCGGCACCGGTGGCGCAATGCCCGGCCAGGACATGCCCGGCCAGGACATGGGCGGCAACCAGACCCCAGGCCAGATGGGCCCACGATGA
- a CDS encoding DUF4956 domain-containing protein — MNPYLMLADIVAIAVLMLCFYVPRKGRRELVSSFLVTNIGVLAVATAMSVGLVAAGLGLGLFGVLSIIRLRSEELSHREIAYYFASLSLGLLGGLSGPTLIWSIGLMALVLTAIAIGDHPRVTAGSQSTEMIIDKAITDPDDLKARVEQLVNGTVTDVSIRRIDMINDSTMVQARFRPANHHGKAASRQQYQQRAGQAADQQQSIGGHTPIETAIDHHDPYQQGTYQGPFEPALRSTGRGNL, encoded by the coding sequence ATGAATCCGTACCTGATGCTCGCCGACATCGTCGCGATCGCCGTGTTGATGTTGTGCTTCTATGTGCCTCGCAAAGGGCGGCGAGAACTGGTCTCGAGTTTTCTGGTCACCAATATAGGTGTGCTGGCCGTCGCCACCGCGATGTCGGTCGGCCTGGTCGCCGCCGGCCTGGGCCTGGGACTGTTCGGCGTCCTCTCGATCATCCGGCTGCGCTCCGAGGAGTTGAGCCACCGCGAGATCGCGTACTACTTCGCCTCACTCAGCCTCGGCCTGCTCGGCGGTCTGAGCGGCCCGACTCTGATCTGGAGCATCGGGCTGATGGCTCTCGTCCTGACAGCAATCGCCATCGGCGATCATCCTCGTGTCACGGCCGGCAGCCAGAGTACCGAAATGATCATCGACAAGGCCATCACCGATCCTGACGACCTCAAGGCCCGGGTCGAGCAGCTCGTCAACGGCACGGTAACCGATGTTTCCATTCGCCGGATCGACATGATCAACGACTCCACGATGGTCCAGGCCCGCTTCCGCCCCGCCAACCATCACGGGAAGGCCGCGAGTCGCCAGCAGTACCAGCAGCGTGCCGGCCAAGCGGCCGACCAGCAGCAATCCATCGGTGGGCACACACCGATCGAGACGGCCATCGATCACCACGATCCTTACCAGCAAGGCACCTACCAGGGCCCCTTCGAGCCGGCGCTGCGCTCTACCGGCAGGGGGAATCTGTGA
- the cobU gene encoding bifunctional adenosylcobinamide kinase/adenosylcobinamide-phosphate guanylyltransferase: MSTPLTARLLVLGGARSGKSTFAEQQAGLDTPVDYLATSEVRADDPEWVERVRLHRERRPSYWNTIETLDLAAELRNDTDTPLLIDCLTVWLTCQMDAAGIWTNEPGCDETLKSAVDHTVDAFAKATRPLVAVSNEVGQGLVPADPGSRRFRDEMGILNMRVAQAVDEVWFCTAGIPVKIK; the protein is encoded by the coding sequence GTGAGTACACCGCTAACTGCACGCCTGCTGGTGCTGGGCGGAGCCCGATCCGGAAAATCGACCTTCGCAGAGCAGCAGGCAGGGCTCGATACCCCCGTCGACTATCTGGCCACCTCCGAGGTCCGGGCCGATGATCCGGAATGGGTCGAGCGGGTCCGGCTGCACCGCGAGCGCCGGCCCTCGTATTGGAACACCATCGAGACGCTGGATCTGGCCGCCGAGCTGCGCAACGACACCGACACGCCCCTGCTGATCGATTGCCTCACGGTCTGGCTCACCTGTCAAATGGATGCCGCCGGCATCTGGACGAACGAGCCGGGCTGCGATGAGACACTGAAATCGGCCGTTGACCATACCGTCGACGCCTTCGCGAAGGCCACGCGTCCGCTCGTCGCTGTCAGCAATGAAGTCGGTCAAGGGCTCGTGCCGGCCGACCCTGGCAGCCGCCGATTCCGCGACGAAATGGGCATCCTCAACATGCGGGTCGCTCAAGCGGTGGACGAGGTTTGGTTCTGCACCGCCGGAATCCCGGTGAAGATCAAGTGA
- a CDS encoding phosphodiester glycosidase family protein, whose protein sequence is MSTDKTGRKLSRRGMLIGSLATIAATGTASAWALDRFVIDHAEVTNVSDLESSATPSGTASSAEPVITITTWISGEGDDLVTGYIADVVTGDATQIRTAFAEDTYGLNIIEEPSVIAERVGATLAINGDYYGFRSEGIVIRNGIAFRDVGARNGLALYADGQMKVYDETATSAQELLDNRVWQTWSFGPGLVIEGQIQEGIDDVEVDTNVGNHSIQGEQPRTGIGMIEPNHYLLVAVDGRSAGYSRGVTMSEFAQLFSSLGAQVAYNLDGGGSTAMIYHDELVNNPQGEGKERGTSDIIWTTGN, encoded by the coding sequence ATGAGTACCGACAAGACCGGACGCAAACTCTCCCGCCGAGGCATGCTGATCGGCAGCCTCGCAACCATCGCGGCGACCGGGACCGCCAGCGCCTGGGCGCTGGACAGATTCGTCATCGATCATGCCGAAGTCACCAATGTGTCCGATCTCGAGTCGTCGGCCACTCCGAGCGGAACCGCTTCGTCCGCCGAACCGGTGATCACCATCACGACCTGGATCTCGGGCGAAGGCGACGATCTGGTGACCGGCTACATCGCCGACGTGGTGACCGGTGATGCCACGCAGATCCGCACCGCCTTCGCCGAGGACACCTACGGCCTCAACATCATCGAAGAACCGTCGGTGATAGCCGAGCGAGTCGGAGCGACGCTGGCCATCAACGGCGACTACTACGGATTCCGCAGCGAGGGCATCGTCATCCGCAACGGCATCGCCTTCCGCGATGTGGGAGCCCGCAACGGGTTGGCCCTGTATGCCGACGGCCAGATGAAGGTCTACGACGAGACGGCCACCAGTGCGCAGGAACTCCTGGACAACAGAGTGTGGCAGACCTGGTCATTCGGCCCCGGACTGGTGATCGAGGGTCAGATTCAGGAGGGCATCGACGATGTGGAGGTCGATACGAATGTCGGCAACCACTCGATTCAAGGCGAGCAGCCGCGCACCGGCATCGGCATGATCGAGCCCAATCACTACCTACTGGTGGCCGTCGACGGACGCTCGGCCGGCTACAGCCGCGGAGTGACGATGTCCGAGTTCGCCCAGCTGTTCTCCAGCCTCGGAGCCCAGGTCGCCTACAACCTCGATGGCGGTGGCTCGACCGCAATGATCTACCACGACGAACTCGTCAACAACCCGCAAGGAGAGGGCAAGGAGCGCGGCACCAGCGACATCATCTGGACCACCGGAAACTAG
- a CDS encoding adenosylcobinamide-GDP ribazoletransferase — translation MPLDSSEASGIPGAPTQTIPPVDSRARKPFGLALAAGFFSIIPMPALTEIGTDETRRALRWFPSLGALFGLIAGLVGAGALWLTGSHVFGAVLVVLIWQVLTGAMHLDGLADCFDGLAALGSRKDGRDAARAMEIMHTPDTGAMGVATIVLVLLTQVGALSAASSPDELLTLAILAPVAGRTAILVASRPGVPPARKGGFGALFHEITPVLQIVLQVLLVAVIAAALGWWTTGWAGAAALIVSLVIALGASMIWVRRLVGTFRGLSGDMFGAIIEVTTAVMSVAGALALSGAVLIK, via the coding sequence ATGCCGTTGGACTCGTCCGAGGCGAGCGGCATACCGGGTGCTCCGACTCAGACCATTCCCCCGGTGGATTCCCGCGCCCGGAAACCATTCGGGCTGGCACTGGCCGCCGGATTCTTCAGCATCATCCCGATGCCCGCCCTCACCGAGATCGGTACGGACGAGACCCGGCGGGCGCTGCGCTGGTTCCCCAGCCTCGGCGCCCTGTTCGGCCTGATTGCCGGATTGGTCGGCGCGGGCGCGTTGTGGCTGACCGGCTCGCACGTTTTCGGCGCCGTGTTGGTCGTCCTGATCTGGCAGGTGCTCACCGGCGCCATGCATCTCGATGGCTTGGCGGATTGCTTCGACGGTCTGGCGGCTCTCGGCAGCCGTAAAGACGGACGCGATGCTGCCCGCGCCATGGAGATCATGCATACTCCGGACACCGGGGCGATGGGTGTCGCCACGATCGTCTTGGTCCTGCTCACCCAGGTCGGTGCACTATCTGCCGCCTCCTCACCCGACGAGCTACTGACATTGGCGATCCTTGCCCCGGTGGCCGGGCGCACAGCGATCCTGGTCGCCTCCCGCCCGGGTGTGCCACCGGCGCGGAAGGGCGGCTTCGGCGCTCTCTTCCACGAGATCACTCCGGTCCTTCAAATCGTGCTACAGGTGCTACTCGTTGCTGTGATTGCGGCGGCCCTGGGCTGGTGGACGACCGGTTGGGCAGGAGCAGCTGCCCTGATCGTGAGCCTTGTGATCGCGCTCGGCGCGTCCATGATCTGGGTGCGGCGGCTCGTCGGCACCTTCAGAGGACTCAGCGGCGATATGTTCGGCGCGATCATTGAGGTGACCACTGCGGTGATGTCGGTCGCCGGCGCCCTGGCACTGTCCGGTGCTGTACTGATCAAGTGA
- a CDS encoding bifunctional glycosyltransferase family 2/GtrA family protein — protein MIILIPSYEPDRKLLNLLEKLQGAQVVVVDDGSGPRYTHWFTAAEKLGATVLHHDFNWGKGQALRTGFEHIARHFPDEPVVCADSDGQHTPEDIARVCDALEAGDADMVLGVREFSGKVPLRSRFGNSVTKLLFRATTGMAISDTQTGLRAYPARMLTWLCDVSGDRFEYELRALLLASRQGLKVQQVPVETIYLDDNSSSHFRPVRDSWLIYRPLLSFMGSSLLGFLIDFSLLSILLWLTGSLVFSVVGARVVSATVNYTVNRQYVFAGSKPLPVRETLPGYAGLAIVILAGNLALMWLLTPLIGASFAKILTEVTLLAISYVVQATKVFAQKRHGKRKLANQESKGPNELQGFGAR, from the coding sequence GTGATCATCCTCATTCCCAGCTATGAGCCCGACCGTAAGCTGCTGAACCTATTGGAGAAGCTTCAAGGCGCGCAGGTCGTGGTGGTGGACGACGGGTCGGGGCCTCGCTACACCCATTGGTTCACCGCGGCGGAGAAACTCGGCGCAACCGTGCTGCACCACGATTTCAACTGGGGCAAGGGTCAGGCGCTGCGCACCGGCTTCGAGCACATCGCCAGGCATTTCCCGGACGAGCCGGTCGTCTGCGCGGATAGCGACGGGCAGCACACACCCGAAGATATCGCGAGAGTCTGCGACGCGCTGGAGGCCGGCGACGCCGACATGGTGTTGGGCGTCCGTGAATTCAGCGGCAAGGTTCCCTTGCGTTCCCGGTTCGGCAATTCGGTGACCAAGCTGCTTTTCCGGGCGACCACCGGTATGGCCATCAGCGATACTCAGACCGGCCTCAGGGCCTATCCGGCACGGATGTTGACGTGGTTGTGCGATGTCAGCGGCGACCGATTCGAGTATGAGCTCCGGGCTTTGCTGCTCGCCAGCAGACAAGGCCTGAAAGTGCAGCAGGTGCCCGTCGAGACCATCTATCTGGACGACAACTCATCTAGCCACTTCCGTCCGGTCCGAGACTCCTGGCTGATCTATCGTCCGCTGTTGAGTTTCATGGGAAGCTCGCTGCTGGGTTTCTTGATCGACTTCTCACTGTTGTCCATTCTGCTATGGCTCACGGGTTCACTGGTCTTCTCGGTCGTCGGAGCGAGAGTGGTCAGCGCAACCGTGAATTACACCGTCAACAGGCAGTATGTCTTCGCCGGCAGCAAGCCGCTGCCGGTGCGCGAGACACTTCCGGGCTACGCCGGGTTGGCGATCGTCATTCTGGCCGGAAATCTCGCGCTGATGTGGCTGCTCACCCCGCTCATCGGGGCGAGCTTCGCGAAGATCCTGACCGAGGTCACCTTGCTGGCGATCAGCTACGTCGTCCAGGCGACCAAGGTCTTTGCCCAGAAACGCCACGGCAAGCGCAAACTCGCCAATCAGGAGTCTAAAGGGCCCAACGAGCTGCAAGGGTTCGGAGCGCGGTAG